The sequence below is a genomic window from Dyadobacter chenwenxiniae.
TTGGGTTCAATCATGAAATTATGCCTGAGGTCTTGCCCACATTTTCCGAACAAGGAAAAGTAACGGCATCCGCAGCCGAAGCATTGGGATTGCGTGCTGGCATTCCTGTTACATACCGCGCAGGTGACCAACCTAATAATGCATTCTCGCTGAATGTCCTCGAACCTGGCGAAGTAGCAGCCACCGCCGGCACCTCCGGTGTCGTTTACGGCGTAAGTGATCAGGTGAAATTTGACCCGAAATCACGCGTGAATACATTTCTCCATGTCAATCCGGTATCGCAAGCATCGCGTTACGGCGTTTTGCTTTGTGTCAACGGCACAGGCAGCCTGAATGGCTGGCTTCGCAACGCTTTGTTCCAGGGGAATGTCTCCTATCCTGAAATGAACGCTTTGGCTTCGCAAGCTCCCGTTGGCGCTGATGGTCTTCTTTGTCTTCCTTTTGGCAATGGTGCAGAACGGATGCTTGAAAACCAGGACCCAGGCAGTACGTTTAAAGGCTTACAATTCAGTCGTCACGGCCTTAACCATTACACGCGCGCGGCGCAGGAAGGCATTGTATTTGCGCTATATTATGGCATGGAGATCATGGAAACCGTAGGCGTTTCCTTGAAAAACATCCGGGCCGGTGAAGCGAACATGTTCCTAAGCCCTGTTTTCCGTGAAACATTCGCAAACGTATCCGGCGCAACCGTCGAACTCTATAATACCGACGGCGCACAAGGTGCGGCACGTGCGGCAGGATTTGGACTTGGTTACTACAAAAACCGCTCTGAGGCTTTCGTAGGCCTTTCTGCATTAAGCACCATTGAACCAGATACTGCATTAATAGAAGCAACAAAGGAAGCCTATGGCAACTGGAAAGCGGCTCTGGAAAGCAGTCTTTAATAATCTCTCTTAAACCATCATTTTTGATAATACCCTGGTCTTAATAACATTGAAACGTTGTCAAGACCAGGCTTTGCCTTACGCATTGGCTTCTTGCGTCCGGGCAATTTCCTCGATTTTAAAAGCGACGATTTCCACCATCCTGACCGTCTGATTTTCCTTATTCACATACTGACGATAACTCAGCTTGCCTTCAACAGAAATCATTTTACCTTTTTCAAGCATTGTCTCACAACGCTGCGCCAGCGGTCCCCAGGCAATGATCGAGTGCCAGGATGTAGATTTAACCTCCTCTTTATTTTTGTTAATATAGTTTTCGTCCGTAGCAAGCGAAAACGTCACTGCCCTGCCGCCATCAAATTCCTTCACATTGATTTCGCGGCCTACATTTCCGATTAGTTTCACTGAATTCATGTTTTCTGACTTTGTTTAATAATGAATATCTGATTTGTTGAGACGACCCTCCTGAATCGCCTTTGCAAATATGCAGCATCAATGATTTGCGATTCGGTTATTAACTACTTACAGTCAGATACAAGCATTTGCAGCCGCTTGCAAACGGGAAAACCGGTTTCTTGGGCGCTGCAAAAGTAATTTTGCTATATTGCAAAGCGAGATTACATATGCACACTTACGGATCCCGTAAACCGGATTCGACTAAACTTTGAAAAAATGAAGAATTGCCTGGAATGCGGGAAACCACTGATGGGAAGAGTAGACAAAAAATTCTGCTCGGATATGTGCCGGAACAGCTACAATAACCGGTTAAATTCAGATTCGTATAATATCGTCAGGAACATGAACAACCAGCTTCGGAAAAATCGCCGGATACTGGAAGAACTTTGCCCGGACGACAAATCCAAAACCGCAAAAAGCCAGCTTATTGGCAAAGGATTTGACTTTAACCTGATCACAAGCGTCCGGCCTACGCAAAAAGGGAACATTTACCACTTCGTGTATGATTACGGTTATCTGGAACTGGAAAACGATATTTATCTGATCGTAAAAGATAAACGTTTGGATAAATAGATATTTTTGCACGAGCATTCAAACATCCATCCAATGAAAAAAGTTAGTTTAAGCGACTCTGGCCCAAAAGTATCCGAAGCAATCTATGGCTTCTGGAGATGGACAGATGAAGGTGCCCAAACCACGTCTCAAATTGAGAAAACAGTAAATCTTTGTCTGGAACTGGGCATTAATACTTTTGATCATGCAGATGTTTATGGTGATACTGCTATTGAAGAACATTTTGGGAAAGTAGTTCAGAATAAGTCTTTTAAAAGGGAAGATATCGTTTTGTTCAGCAAATGCGGGATCAGAAAATCCAGCA
It includes:
- a CDS encoding single-stranded DNA-binding protein, translated to MNSVKLIGNVGREINVKEFDGGRAVTFSLATDENYINKNKEEVKSTSWHSIIAWGPLAQRCETMLEKGKMISVEGKLSYRQYVNKENQTVRMVEIVAFKIEEIARTQEANA
- a CDS encoding xylulokinase codes for the protein MYFLGFDLGSSSVKACLIHADSGAVAAAAFYPEREMTIAAPKPGFAEQQPEMWWQNACLASKAVIQKAGISPEEVGAIGISYQMHGLVVVDKDMNVLRPSIIWCDSRAVEVGNKAMEALGEEYVLPHLLNSPGNFTASKLGWVKENEPDVYAKVYKFMLPGDYLAARMTGEIVTTPSGLSEGIFWDFVNGRPADFLFDYFGFNHEIMPEVLPTFSEQGKVTASAAEALGLRAGIPVTYRAGDQPNNAFSLNVLEPGEVAATAGTSGVVYGVSDQVKFDPKSRVNTFLHVNPVSQASRYGVLLCVNGTGSLNGWLRNALFQGNVSYPEMNALASQAPVGADGLLCLPFGNGAERMLENQDPGSTFKGLQFSRHGLNHYTRAAQEGIVFALYYGMEIMETVGVSLKNIRAGEANMFLSPVFRETFANVSGATVELYNTDGAQGAARAAGFGLGYYKNRSEAFVGLSALSTIEPDTALIEATKEAYGNWKAALESSL